A genome region from Populus alba chromosome 3, ASM523922v2, whole genome shotgun sequence includes the following:
- the LOC118045849 gene encoding mediator of RNA polymerase II transcription subunit 15a-like encodes METLKRHLPFSGQEGFQELRKIAVRFEEKIYTAATNQSDYLRKISLKMLTMETKSQNTIPTGNGNKPLDPGASHSMPPQAHNQGQQQQQNLLQPNQLQSGLQTSTVMQPSMMQTVSGLQQNQPSSVQQSTQPMHQQHPQSVLRQQQQQPQQSAGIHQQQTPMMQQPLLPPQQQLMGQQSNTTNMSQNQLIGQQNIVGDLQQQQNYLLQPNQLQSGLQTSTVMQPSMMQTVSGLQQNQPSSVQQSTQPMHQQHPQSVLRQQQQQPQQSAGIHQQQTPMMQQPLLPPQQQLMGQQSNTTNMSQNQLIGQQNIVGDLQQQQNYLQNLQQQQQLMAQQNNLSSMHQQQLGPQSNVTGNSSMQSNQHSLHMLQQPKVTLQQQAQQSGSALLPNQGKQSHSQLPQQQLMAQIQSQPGQLQQQSNPLQHDLQQRLQASGSLLPETSSTSLDSAETGHANGADWQEEIYQKIKVMKETYLPEINEMYQRIATKLQQHDPLPQQPKSEQLEFDYQAWPAM; translated from the exons ATGGAGACATTAAAGAGGCATCTTCCGTTTTCTGGTCAAGAGGGATTTCAAGAACTCAGGAAAATTGCCGTACGGTTTGAGGAAAAGATTTATACTGCTGCTACCAATCAG TCTGATTATCTGCGTAAAATATCTCTGAAGATGCTTACAATGGAGACCAAGTCTCAAAATACCATACCCACTGGCAATGGTAACAAACCCCTGGATCCAGGAG CATCTCATAGTATGCCGCCTCAAGCTCACAACCAagggcagcagcagcagcaaaacTTGTTACAGCCAAATCAGTTGCAATCTGGTTTGCAAACATCAACTGTTATGCAGCCTTCAATGATGCAAACTGTCTCCGGCCTTCAACAGAACCAACCATCTTCTGTTCAACAGTCAACACAACCAATGCACCAGCAACATCCACAATCAGTCCTtaggcagcagcagcaacaacctCAACAGTCTGCTGGTATTCATCAGCAGCAAACACCAATGATGCAGCAGCCACTATTGCCTCCACAACAGCAGCTAATGGGGCAGCAATCAAATACCACTAACATGTCGCAAAATCAGTTAATTGGACAACAAAACATTGTTGGGGacttgcagcagcagcagaattACTTGTTACAGCCAAATCAGTTGCAATCTGGTTTGCAAACATCAACTGTTATGCAGCCTTCAATGATGCAAACTGTCTCCGGCCTTCAACAGAACCAACCATCTTCTGTTCAACAGTCAACACAACCAATGCACCAGCAACATCCACAATCAGTCCTtaggcagcagcagcaacaacctCAACAGTCTGCTGGTATTCATCAGCAGCAAACACCAATGATGCAGCAGCCACTATTGCCTCCACAACAGCAGCTAATGGGGCAGCAATCAAATACCACTAACATGTCGCAAAATCAGTTAATTGGACAACAAAACATTGTTGGGGacttgcagcagcagcagaattACCTTCAAAatctgcagcagcagcagcagttaATGGCTCAACAAAATAACCTCTCAAGCATGCATCAGCAACAGTTGGGCCCTCAAAGTAATGTCACTGGTAACTCAAGCATGCAATCTAATCAGCACTCTCTACACATGCTGCAACAGCCCAAGGTTACGCTGCAGCAGCAAGCACAACAAAGTGGAAGTGCTTTGTTGCCGAATCAAGGGAAGCAGTCACACTCACAGCTACCACAGCAGCAATTGATGGCACAGATTCAATCACAGCCTGGACAGCTGCAACAGCAATCAAATCCATTACAACATGATCTGCAGCAAAGGCTTCAAGCATCAGGCTCCTTGCTTCCAGAAACTTCCTCAA CATCCCTAGATTCAGCAGAGACTGGACATGCAAATGGTGCTGATTGGCAAGAGGAGATCTACCAAAAG
- the LOC118045847 gene encoding uncharacterized protein translates to MQNQNVNHKHQLLRSQTSLPFAMSFAPSTEPQLSQVLMFDCWYRIMLFSKALQRHQVMAITSSLRPKQHSRRITVCLKKGKMEEDTSNMEGERKADMIGGQTPLTGGQSIVFSRLDLTDSSVSTMPVNKVVDSSVRTLNLGYTPARTSSPAMSAATIGSVNAPSIQQQMQRNQQQQQRSQQIHQLQKHQQFAAAASTHSETPTTSNGSVYSDHISSSSSMGTKLPNALLHFLKILFKAAVAVAVNKVCTATDSTNLH, encoded by the coding sequence atgcaaaatcagaATGTTAATCACAAACACCAACTCTTAAGATCTCAGACATCTCTTCCTTTTGCAATGTCATTTGCTCCATCAACGGAACCACAACTTTCCCAGGTCTTGATGTTTGATTGCTGGTACAGAATCATGCTCTTCTCCAAAGCCCTCCAGAGGCATCAAGTCATGGCTATCACTTCATCACTGCGGCCCAAGCAACACAGCAGACGAATTACCGTGTGCCTGAAGAAGGGGAAAATGGAGGAAGACACTTCAAATATGGAAGGAGAGAGGAAGGCCGATATGATTGGAGGACAGACCCCATTAACTGGTGGGCAGTCAATTGTGTTCTCTCGGCTAGATTTAACAGACTCCTCTGTTTCAACAATGCCTGTGAACAAAGTTGTTGATAGCTCAGTCCGAACTCTTAACCTTGGGTACACTCCTGCTCGGACCTCAAGCCCTGCTATGTCAGCTGCTACTATTGGCAGTGTAAATGCACCAAGTATACAACAACAGATGCAGCggaatcagcagcagcagcaacgaAGTCAGCAAATCCATCAACTTCAGAAGCATCAACAATTTGCAGCTGCAGCTTCCACTCATAGTGAAACACCAACAACTAGTAATGGAAGTGTTTATTCGGACCAcatctcatcatcatcatctatgGGCACCAAGTTACCTAATGCACTTTTGCATTTCCTCAAAATCTTGTTCAAAGCGGCAGTAGCAGTAGCAGTTAACAAAGTATGCACTGCAACAGACTCAACTAATCTACACTAA